In one window of Gouania willdenowi chromosome 8, fGouWil2.1, whole genome shotgun sequence DNA:
- the LOC114468042 gene encoding guanine nucleotide-binding protein subunit alpha-13 has product MADFLPSRSLLSVCFPNCLLTSSEAEQLRKSKEIDKCIRQDKTYVKRLVKILLLGAGESGKSTFLKQMRIIHGQDFDQKAKEEFRATIYSNVIKGIRVLVDAREKLHIPWGNSSNKRHGDTMMAFDTRSAMARGHGMVEPKVFQHYLPSIHALWADQGIQHAYDRRREFQLGESVKYFLDNLEKLGQSDYLPSQQDILLARKPTKGIHEYNFEIKNVPFKMVDVGGQRSERRRWFECFDSVTSILFLVSSSEYDQVLMEDRQTNRLSESLNIFETIVNNRVFSNVSIILFLNKTDLLEEKVRQVSIKNYFPEFSGDPNTLADVQRFLVECFRKKRREQQQKPLYHHFTTAINTENIRLVFRDVKDTILHDNLKQLMLQ; this is encoded by the exons ATGGCGGACTTCCTGCCGTCCCGCTCCCTTTTATCGGTATGTTTTCCTAACTGTCTCCTCACAAGTAGTGAGGCAGAACAGTTACGGAAGTCGAAGGAGATAGATAAATGTATAAGACAAGATAAGACCTATGTAAAGAGGTTAGTGAAGATTCTGCTGCTCGGAGCAGGGGAGAGCGGCAAGTCCACTTTTCTGAAGCAGATGCGCATTATTCACGGACAGGACTTCGATCAGAAGGCCAAAGAAGAGTTCAGAGCCACTATTTATAGTAACGTTATCAAAG GTATTCGAGTGTTGGTGGATGCTCGAGAGAAGCTACACATCCCGTGGGGCAACTCATCCAACAAGCGGCATGGAGACACCATGATGGCCTTCGACACGCGCTCAGCAATGGCTCGTGGTCATGGAATGGTGGAGCCCAAAGTCTTCCAGCATTACCTGCCTTCTATCCACGCCCTGTGGGCTGACCAGGGAATCCAGCATGCCTACGACCGCCGCAGGGAGTTCCAGCTG GGGGAGTCGGTCAAGTATTTCCTGGACAATTTGGAAAAGCTTGGACAGTCG GACTACCTTCCCAGTCAGCAGGACATCCTTTTGGCCAGAAAACCCACAAAGGGCATTCACGAGTACAACTTTGAGATAAAAAACGTTCCCTTCAAAATGGTTGACGTGGGCGGTCAACGCTCAGAGAGAAGACGCTGGTTTGAGTGCTTTGACTCGGTCACTTCCATCCTCTTCCTCGTGTCCTCTTCAGAATACGACCAG GTGCTCATGGAGGACCGGCAGACTAATCGTCTGAGTGAGTCTCTCAACATCTTCGAGACCATCGTAAACAACCGGGTATTCAGCAATGTTTCTATCATCCTGTTCCTCAATAAGACGGACCTGCTTGAGGAGAAGGTGAGGCAGGTGTCCATCAAAAACTATTTCCCAGAGTTCTCGGGCGATCCCAACACCTTGGCCGACGTGCAGCGCTTCTTGGTCGAGTGCTTTCGTAAGAAGCGGCGCGAGCAGCAGCAGAAACCGCTCTACCACCACTTCACTACTGCCATCAACACGGAAAACATCCGGCTGGTGTTTCGCGACGTCAAGGATACCATCCTGCATGACAACCTTAAGCAGCTGATGCTGCAGTGA
- the LOC114468847 gene encoding monocarboxylate transporter 7-like codes for MRLSIPRCCLEPNVYTEVPDGGWGWAVALAFFMVEVCTYGTLKGLGVFLDDLMEEFRESNSRVSWVISICAFMFTFTAPLSTWLSNRFGYRPVVMMGGFLMSLGTIGSAFANSINEMYITVGIVTGFGYCFAFLPTLTLLTQYFSRRRALVTSVASSGESFALFAFAPALSALKQHIGWRDCLVLLGFVQASVIGCGFLLRPIIIKPECAKDDSEKDSLSVERMQAVYELENEQTKVFINSGASRGSEDSGVTSLSASNVDLKAALKLEEEMELEETLCTVPETKAGPLQPPGPKLLDVSVLREPAFVCYALFGLFATLGFFAPQLYVIKLSKSRGVETTMASSMLSVMAVTEIFGRLTVGLVLSRVSCKKTLVLLSYIVLLGLVLLAFTIVWEFWGLLLCCALYGYFMGTVGSTHIPMLAEEDVVGIHRMPSCVGVYVFIQSFGGLAGPPLSGVLVDVTENYGAAFFSCAVGVGLSAICLALVGPAKSGMCKKPSREKNEEEETISHSSEQPDSLEVDLVPENLQQPKEQD; via the exons ATGAGGCTGTCCATTCCACGGTGCTGCTTGGAGCCAAATGTCTACACAGAAGTTCCCGATGGGGGTTGGGGCTGGGCCGTGGCTCTGGCCTTTTTCATGGTGGAGGTTTGTACGTACGGGACCCTGAAGGGCCTGGGCGTGTTCCTGGACGATCTGATGGAAGAGTTCAGGGAGAGCAACAGCCGCGTGTCGTGGGTCATATCAATCTGTGCCTTCATGTTTACCTTCACCG CTCCTCTGTCTACATGGCTGAGCAATCGCTTTGGCTATCGTCCCGTGGTGATGATGGGAGGCTTTCTCATGAGTCTCGGAACTATCGGCTCTGCTTTCGCCAACTCCATCAATgagatgtatatcactgtaggcATTGTCACAG GCTTCGGTTATTGTTTCGCATTCCTCCCCACTCTCACCCTCCTCACCCAGTACTTCTCCAGACGACGAGCCCTCGTCACCTCCGTAGCCTCCTCTGGAGAATCTTTTGCCTTATTTGCATTTGCTCCAG CGCTGTCTGCACTGAAGCAGCACATTGGCTGGCGCGACTGTCTCGTTCTCCTTGGGTTTGTTCAGGCATCAGTTATTGGCTGTGGGTTTCTTCTTCGTCCAATAATCATCAAACCAGAGTGTGCGAAGGATGACTCGGAGAAGGACTCGCTCTCAGTGGAACGCATGCAGGCTGTTTATGAGctggaaaatgaacaaaccaAAGTGTTCATCAACTCAGGCGCGTCTCGAGGCTCGGAGGACTCGGGCGTGACTTCACTCTCTGCCTCAAACGTTGACCTAAAGGCTGCGTTAAAGTTGGAGGAGGAAATGGAGCTGGAGGAGACACTGTGCACCGTCCCAGAGACGAAGGCAGGCCCCCTCCAGCCCCCGGGCCCTAAACTCTTGGACGTATCGGTGCTCAGAGAGCCTGCCTTTGTCTGCTACGCCCTGTTTGGCCTGTTTGCCACTCTGGGATTCTTCGCTCCACAGCTCTATGTCATAAAGCTGAGTAAGAGCCGGGGCGTAGAGACCACCATGGCCTCCTCCATGCTCTCTGTGATGGCTGTGACTGAAATCTTTGGTCGCTTGACGGTGGGGCTGGTGCTGAGCAGGGTGTCGTGTAAGAAGACACTGGTGCTGCTGTCCTACATCGTCCTGCTGGGCCTGGTTCTGCTAGCTTTCACCATCGTCTGGGAGTTCTGGGGTCTGCTGCTCTGCTGTGCGCTCTATGGCTACTTCATGGGCACGGTTGGCTCCACCCACATCCCCATGCTGGCTGAGGAGGACGTGGTGGGAATCCACAGGATGCCTTCATGTGTGGGAGTGTATGTGTTCATCCAGAGCTTCGGTGGTCTGGCTGGACCTCCACTTAGCG GTGTGTTGGTGGATGTCACAGAGAACTACGGCGCTGCTTTCTTCTCCTGTGCAGTGGGCGTCGGCCTCAGCGCCATCTGCCTGGCTCTGGTTGGACCAGCCAAGTCGGGCATGTGCAAAAAACCAAGCAGGGAAAAGAATGAGGAAGAGGAGACGATATCTCACAGCAGCGAGCAGCCGGACTCTTTGGAGGTGGACTTGGTCCCAGAGAACCTCCAACAGCCCAAGGAGCAGGATTAG
- the LOC114468255 gene encoding actin-related protein 2/3 complex subunit 1A-A — MSQYNFGLEPLSCHAWNKDQTQIAVSPNNNVAIIYEKKGKEWIKIHELSEHSGRITGIDWAPKSNRIVTCASDRNAYVWTLKDNVWKPTLVLVRINRAATCVKWSPLENKFALGSGARLISVCYFEKENDWWLSKHIKKSVRSTVLSLDWHPNNILLAAGSADLHCRVFSAYIKDIEDKPGPTAWGTKMPFGEVLLEHKECGGWVHDVSFSPNGDQLAWVTHNSSITVADASQGKEVTQLPTDRLPLLSVLYVNPTDIVAAGHDCCPFQFTYKGPGALEFVKKLDIPKKTSKANLSAMQHFRNLDKKATEEEDNELGTLHQNSITQLCIVSGEKARVEKYSSVGLDGTMVIWDFTH; from the exons ATGTCGCAGTACAACTTTGGCCTGGAGCCGCTCTCCTGCCACGCCTGGAACAAAGACCAAACCC AAATCGCTGTGAGTCCCAACAACAATGTGGCCATTATCTATGAGAAGAAAGGTAAAGAGTGGATCAAAATCCATGAGCTCAGTGAGCACAGCGGACGAATCACAG GCATCGACTGGGCACCAAAATCCAACCGCATTGTAACATGTGCATCAGACCGCAACGCCTATGTGTGGACTCTGAAGGACAATGTGTGGAAACCGACGTTGGTTCTGGTGCGTATTAACCGGGCGGCCACGTGTGTGAAGTGGTCCCCACTGGAGAACAAGTTCGCTCTGGGAAGTGGAGCTCGACTCATCTCCGTCTGCTACTTTGAGAAGGAGAACGATTG GTGGCTGAGTAAGCACATCAAGAAGTCTGTTCGTTCCACCGTCCTGAGTTTGGATTGGCATCCCAACAACATCCTGCTGGCTGCGGGGTCGGCCGATCTTCACTGCAG AGTTTTCTCAGCTTACATCAAGGACATTGAAGACAAGCCTGGACCGACCGCCTGGGGGACAAAGATGCCTTTCGGAGAAGTTCTTCTGGAGCACAAAGAATGTGGTGGGTGGGTGCATGACGTGTCCTTCTCCCCGAATGGAGACCAGTTGGCCTGGGTAACTCATAACAGCAGCATCACTGTGGCTGACGCCTCCCAAGGAAAAGA gGTGACTCAGCTGCCCACTGACCGTCTCCCACTCCTCAGCGTCCTCTATGTTAACCCCACTGATATCGTGGCTGCG GGTCACGACTGTTGCCCCTTCCAGTTCACATATAAAGGTCCAGGTGCTCTGGAGTTTGTAAAGAAGCTGGACATCCCAAAGAAGACCTCCAAGGCCAATTTGTCAGCCATGCAGCACTTTCGCAACCTGGACAAGAAAGCCACTGAGGAGGAGGACAATGAGTTAGGCACTCTTCACCAGAACAGTATCAC GCAGCTTTGTATCGTATCAGGGGAGAAAGCTCGAGTGGAGAAATACAGCAGTGTGGGTCTGGATGGAACAATGGTGATCTGGGATTTCACG CATTAA